The Canis lupus dingo isolate Sandy chromosome 7, ASM325472v2, whole genome shotgun sequence DNA window GGCAATGGGCACGGTGCCCTTTGGAGTTGTGCAATGCTTGGTTCACTTTTTGCCTGACCTCCAGGATTTAGCACTTAGAGGAGTGGGCCAGCTGCACTCTTTTATAGAGAGAAAATTATCCTGGCACCACCATGAACAGTTCATGAAGTCAGAGTGGATAGTGGGTGGGGATAGGGGACTGGAAGACGTGAGGGAGCTGTGTCCAGCACACATCAAGCTCAGAGCATTCTCCATTCTGGCTTGAAAGTCTTCCTTCACATTCTTTCTGCTTCCCCCACGTACCAGATGGAAAATTGAGCTCTGGTATTTCAGTGGTGGGTCAACTGATTGTAGAAGGCCCAATTCTGAGGTTAGACACAGCCCTACATTTACGGATCAAATCCATAGATTTACTGCAATCCTGGAAGGGATGCCATTCCATCTCAATCTATATTCTTACTTTAAGTATTATATTACACAGCAAGGCTTAGGATGGAGGGAAGTAATTTCTTAttgtctttcctctctcccaATTTAGGGCCTCAAAATGGGACTGTAAAATTAATAACAGAggttaccattttaaaaaaaattatatagacttCACAGCCAGCATGAAGCTCAGTGAGGGACttgaactctgagatcatgacctgagctgagatcaagagccagacacttaaacaactgagccacccaagtgccccaaaggTTATCATTTTTTAACCTCCTATTATTCACCAGGTTATTTAAATCTACATGCCTTGCTCATAAGATGAGTATTCAGTAGGCACAGTTAGCACCATTCTGCAGATGAATAAACAGAGGCGCAGAGATGAACCGGCTTGGTTTCAGTCTACCAGCCAcagggagcagaggcaggcaCCCTAACCCAGGCTGCCACCGGAGCTATAGTCCCAGCCGCTATGATACACCACATGCTGGAGAGGAACTATAAACACATCACATATTTGTCCTTCCTCTGCAAATTTCCTGATATGACATCTCTGCCCTGAAATGAAAGCTGGGTCAGAACATACAGTCTGAGCACAGGGGGTTGAATACAGGGTGAGAGCCAGCAGGGATAGTTTTGCAATCATGTAGCATGTGGGGCTGGGCTGCCGCCATCTATGAACTACAAGCCAGGAGGCTCAGACCATGCTGGGAACACAGCACCCACCTTCCTGCCCAGCCCCTCTGTGggaaagcaggggtgggggcatgggAGATCTCTGGACTCAAGAGATCTCCTTTCTCTCTGACGGAAGGAACAGAGAGACACCTGTAACTCCTAAGTAAGGTGTCTACTTTTccaggtgcctggcacacacacaaggtgggaataaataatatttattgagtacttactaatGGATTGAGTCCATTAGCTCATTCAGATCCTCatagtttattttacttattttatcaaGCTTCAGAAAAGTCATAAACAGCTTGTCTAGTGTCTcacagaaaagagggaaaggaagtgtATAAATCTAGAGCTATACTGGGGCCATTCTAATCTACTGCTTCTTAGAACATGTATCATTAAGTCCAAGATCCTAGACAAGGTTTTTAGCCCACGTAGCTTCTTTCCCTCATACTTACCCCAATAAAAAGTCCCCAGATTTCCTTGTTACTCTTTCTTCTCTGCCAGTGTCCTGCCCATCACGCTCTGGTCTAGTTACATGCAAGGTCTGCTCCAGCCCTGTCCAAAGGGCCCAGTGGGTCTCTTGTAATTGCATCCCATCTTCATAGAGAGTGCTTCATTTGGTAAAAACAAGCTCTGCTTATTTGGGGATTTCATGTTTGGGGAGGAAACTTTTTACAACCTATATCTCCCTCACCATCACCCCAAACCCTGATGCTTAGAGAAGTCATAATGCAgagtttgtatttaaaaaaaaaaaaggtaatttagaTGGAGGGTCTTCTGTTCCAAGAGCAAGGCAAGGACTTGACTCTAGGCTCTGTTCTGAGTCTGCCACTGGCTGCTAAGCCCCTCTAGTTCctcattttctcactttcttcttctcattttcaCTCCCTGCTTTAATTGAGATGAAAGGGCCTCCCAAGGGatatgagaaagaggaaagagatgatGTCCAAATAGATACATTTCTGGAGGGGGGAAAGATGCTTCTCATAAAgtcaaacaaaatatttcatgtagAGCATTTAACTAGTGCCTTGCACTAAAAGGTGTTCAACAGCTGTATGAGGCATTGGGCAGATGGAGTGTGCCGGGACCAGGGACACCTGTGACGTCTAATGGGGTTGATGCTGTCAGGGTGTGGCCATCAGGAGAGTACTTTCCTGAGTTTGCCTGCAGGGTACACTTGGTGGTATGCCATAGCTCTCAGGAAAGTGACCTAACTTGGATTTTTCTATATGGACACAGAATTGCAAGAAATTCTCATTTGCATGGAGATGGGGAGTTTATTCTTCCTAGAAGCTACATGTCAAAACCCAGAAGAAAGAGGCATTTCTTAATCATGATTAATCAGCTGTATcttaaagaagcaagaaaagagaacaatTAAGGAAATGAGATGCTaaggaaacaaggagaaaaataatctcCCAAAGGTGGACCCACCCAGTAAACCTTGACAGCATTTCCTCTTATCCACCTGCATAAAAGTGACCAGCCCTTTCCAAGTGGCaaggagcacagagagagaagacacgGGAGCAGCCTGGAAGTACCGGGTAAGAGGTAAGACTCCTGCAGGGCCTTTGCTGGAGGCTTTCGGGCACGTCGTCCTGGCCCTGGTCTCTCACTGCTGCAGAGAGGTGACCTGTCATCATTGTGTATGGCCTGGGTATTTTGTAGGACAGGGAAGGGTACTCCCTATTGAGGATGAACCTTCTAGGACTTTGTTCTCAATAAGAAAAGATGGAGAGTGGGGGGAAAAGGagggcagaaaggaagggaagaggaaagatcTTTTTGTTCTAGGAGCTGTGCTGGGCacttgatatcttttttttttttttttttttaggctttgcAGTATTAaatagcactttttttaaaaaggattttgtttatttttttgagacagagacagagagagcacaagcaaggggaggggcagagggagagggagaagcagactccccgctgagcagagagcccgagcccaggaccctgagctgaaaggcagatagatacttcaccactgagccatccagtaaAGCCCCTAcattgctctttatttttattttatttatttatttatttatttatttatttatttatttatttattttttaagtgtaaatagcTCTTTAAATGTAAGGAGCACCACTCGCTCAGTGGGACCTGATCAGAAAGGTGCTGCTATCTGTGTGGCGTGAGATCTGCTGGGATATCCAGTTGAGCGCCCGAGGGAATGCCACACGCACCCAGCACACCCATGATGGAAGTGAGGGCTCTGGGTGGGCACCGCAGACCACGCTGGGCAGAGGGCTGGTCTCATCACACGCGCTGTCCTAAGACTCCTCTTTAAGGCTAAGGCCCGGGCTAGTGCTGGGGAGAGTCAGGGGAAGAGACCCAACAAGCTGTACAACCATATCATGTGTACTTTCCCCAACGTGTCTACATGACACCAGAGAGTGGGTACacgaaagaggcagagaggacggcgggggcggggggcggtgatGGGATCAGAAGAGTCTGGTCCTGTCTAGGACTAGTGAGCTGCAAACATGTTCCCGATGGCCCCTCGCTCAGTGGGTGACAGAGGGGAAGCCACCAACTTGCCCCTCTCTCACATCGCCGTGGCTAATGAGTTGTCTGGGGGTGACCTGCGCCTCCCTTGCCTATTTCTCCAGAAGGTAACATCTTCAGAGTTGGCTTCAGACAAACGATTTTAAGCAGATACACATCAGGGGTTTATAATAAAAGAGTGTCTCCTATTTCAGGAGCAAACATAAAAAACCAAATGTGCTTTTAGGGTTTTTTAGATCTGTTGCCTAATTCCTAGGGCGTATTACCAACActgtttttcctatttaatttattaaaaacaatgctttTCACCACTGTTGACAAAAATGAGCCATGTTGAGTCATAATGGAGTGATATCCACACAAATAGACTCCCTGGGACTTGAGAGAGCACTGTATTGTGCTTTCTGGGGCGAAGGTGGGGGCaccagggggagggagaggtctCATTCAATTGATTCAAGAAAACCAGAGGAGGAGACACATGACCATGAACTCCACAAGGCTCGGTCTTGTTTTATTGGTGGCTGTCTGGCTTGCCTTGCGCGGTCCAAAGGGGATCTTGGTCTGGGGTCTCCGCTGCTTTCCCCTCTAAGCTGGGCAGCTGACTCCCACCCCTTCCTGCAGGACATGAAGGCACAGCGAGTTTCCCTCTGGCTCGTGGCTGCTATGGTCTTTCTGTGGTCAGTGCGTGCCCGAGGTCTGAGGAGGTGTCTGATTTCCATGGACATCCACCCAGTAGAAGAGACTTTCCAAGAAATCAAAAAAACCATCGTGAGTATGGGTTGAGGGTGACGGTGTGGGCAAGGGGACGTGTCTCACCTTCCGTCTTAACTTGAAGAGTAAGCTCCTCTTCATCATCCTCTGTGTCTTCAGGGGGGACATGGAGTACTCattgcctgtgtctgtctgtccttgTGTTTCCCTCCATAGCAAGCTAAGGACACCTTCCAAAATGTCACCATCCTGTCCACATCGGAGACCCTGCATAGCATTAAGGTATCGGCCCGCATCTGCTctttttgtgttattatttttatggtgAAGCGGCCCTGGTCTGAGAAAGAAATCCCCACcctgtcttcttttccttccccatctcccgCGTGCTCTCTGAATATTCCTGGTTTCTCATTTGCCAGCTGATGTGCAAGGGCACACTGGTGTCTCAGGGACTTGGAGACCCCTAGGAGGAATCGAAGAAGCACCACCTACCTAGAGAGGGATTGGGGGTGCCACACGCTCAAACCGAGGAAGGTTCTCTGTGGCTTAGGGTGATTCTGGAAGGTTTTCACGGGGGAGCTGAGAAAATGAGCAGTGACTTAAAAGCTGAGTTGGCTGTGGGTCAGTGGTTCAAGGAGGAAGGAGTTTGGAGATCAGGGAAATTACATGTGAGATCAATGACGGTGTGTCAGGAGACAGCAAGGCAGCCAGGCTTGTGGTGTGAGGGGTGTGCAAGTGAGTCAGGTGAGCGGAAGAGGATGAAGCGGAGAAATACACTGGAGTCATCTTACCAAGAACCTTCAAAGTCAGGCGGAGCCTTGACCTTGTGATATGGCAATAAGGAATCACTGTAGATTTTTGAGCCAAAGACTCCATGACCACAGGATCTTTCTGAAAGATTGTCTCGTGATGttctttacaataaaaaatgCGAGGCAGGAAAGCCGCTAAAGAGATGAGTCCAACCCTCCAGAGATGTTGAGTGTGTTACAAAATAGTTGACTTACGAGGTAAGAATTTACAAAAGGGGCCACTGAAAAGTGCCCTTAAAAATGAGCTCCTCCTAGTGCTTGTAAGCATTCtagaaaaatcctttttttttttttttcagttatttatctGCCAGAGCGCAAAGGAGAGTTGCAACgagttacttttttattttctcttttcttttggcttctctGAGCAAGATAATTCCTCTAGGCAGTGTTGGGCTTGATCTATTTGTTGTAAGTAGATGTTGCTACTTACTAAGTACTAGTCCAGCCAACCACATGACAGACTCATAGGAGAGTGCAGCTGGAAGGGACCTGGAAGGCCACCTATTCCAgaatcatcattttatttaaaaaaataataataatttatttgagagagagagagagagagagagggcacaaggtagggagcggcagagggagagggaggaccctgggatcatgacctcaacccaaggcagacgcttaaccagatgcttagccgactgagccacccaggtacccctgagccacccaggtactcctgaaACCACCGTTTTCAAATAAGCAAATTGACAGCTTGGGCGAGAAAATGTCTAGTCTGTGGTTGAGCCAGTGGTTGAACCCCTAAGCCCTCTCTGTCCCCAGATGCTTTCTCCTTTCTAGGTCTAGAAATGGCTGATGTGGCCTAAGCATCAATGAGGGTGCAAGTCTTTATCatattccctccctccctccctgataAAACAAAGGTGTGCAACTTTTTGCTGCCTTGGTCAAGGGAACcggcaggagaggaggaggagggttcTGCATTACAAGTAGTTTGCCATCTAGGAGAGGCTGCTTGAGGGGCCAAGGAGCCTCTGCTGCTTTAATGCTGACGGAGATGGATGCACCATCCCGCTTCACACCCCTCCCTTCTCAGACGGAACCCTAAATCTGCAGAGCAGCTCCCTGGCGCTTGGGGCAGGCTGTAATTTGCTAGAAGGAAACTCAGCCTGGCCAACTGCTCTGAGCTGTGTACTGGGAATTTaaggctcccccctccccctggagAGATGTGCACACTGCCAGCTGCACACTCGCCCACTGCTGCAGCTGTGAACAGTTTCCACTCTTGCCAATCTTAGCTCCGTTCAAATGATCCCCGCCAGGTTCAAAAGGACAGACTGGGATGGTGAGGGGAGCAGGGCGGTCAGGACCAACACGATGTCATTGCCACGGAAGGAATCGTGGCCAGTGCGTGCCCCGTGCACACAGAGACAGATACTCACACTCATGTCTTAATGTGCATGTTGAGGGGTGAGAGAGTGCCAGGGGTGGACGGCGGCACAGCATAAGGAAGTCCTTTTCCAGAAGGCTGCTCAGACATGGGTCCTTTCAAAGAGAAGACACTGAATTCCTGGAAGGGTTTGAGCTGAAGTTAGTGATGATGTGCTGGGATGCAGTAGAGAGAGTTCGAGACTGTGCCTGGGCTCCATCGCTTGCTATTTTATTTCCTGGCCATAAAGAAGGAGGAGCTGCCATCTCTCTCCAGTGCCTTCGTCATAAGCATCTTTGATGTGCTGAGAGGACATGGATACTCTGAGAccaatatgaatttttataaaaaaaattgatttagcTATTTTGTTCCTTGATGCCCCTACAAAGACTTGCTTTGGTCTCTAAGACAGTAAAAGAGGGCCCCCGGGGGTTTTCTCTAATTTGTATCTGTAGCCCTCAGACGTATGCTGCATGACCAAGAACCTCCTGGCATTCTACGTGGACAGAGTATTCAAGGACCATCAGGAGCTGAACCCCCAAATCTTGAGGAAAATCAGCAGCATTGCCAACTCTTTCCTCTACATGCACAAGGCTCTGCAAAGATGCGTGAGTGGTCACATCAGGACTCTGTGTTCCCTGACAGCCCCAGGGCGAGCCCAGGACATGCTGGTTCCACTCAGGCTTTCTGAAGTGGTTCCTGGCCTCCCAGGAAATCCCCTGCCCTGTCATCCATGAGGGCCAGACTGTCCAGAACCTATTCCTCAGGGCTTCCTCCTGGCTGATACCTCATCAGACCCCACTTCCTCATGGAGAATCCTCCTGGAGCGGCCTTATATCAAAGTGTTCCTTCAGGGATGTCAGGGCTGGCCTGGGAGACAGGCATGCCCAGGAGTCCAGGCTAATCATATGCATCTCTTTAGTTTGTTTGTGGTCCTTCGGGGTTTCCAAACCCATTAACTTCTGAGCTGGGTTGTTGCATCCCATGGTCTATCCCTGTGGGTTGCTTATAAATTCATTGTgctctattaaaaacaaacagcagGAATAAAACCAAACTCAAACAAACCAACACAAACTTGGACCAGGAGAAAGCCTAGGTTCTAGCCCCATCCCTGCCAATGGGTACGCATGTGACCTTGTGGCAAATTATCtctcctttctgtgcctcagattCTAAAATTGTTAGAAGAAGCCATGATCCCTGCCATACTTACATTAAGATTcatttaatcaatcaattaattaactaGTCCAATAAATATTTCGTGCCTACCTTGTGGGGTGCGGCCTTCACTGATTGGTGACGAGACAGACGCTTGGTCTCTCCTTTCCTGGCCCTTCCAGTCGGGTGAGCCATAAACCCAGACATAGCAAAAGCCCTGGTCACACACAAGGTGACTTGTGACTTGCCCCTTGCAGCTCCAACCTGAGTTTGTCCACCTGACCCACGTTGGGAACAAGGGTGCCTCTCTTTGGGCAGAAGAAGTGGGCTGGGTGGAAAGGCCCTCTGACGAGCGCTTCTTCCACTTGATCACAGCAGGCGCAGAGGCAGTGTCACTGCAGGGAGGCAGCCACCAACGCCACCAGAATCATCCACGACAACTACGATCAGGTAAGAGAAGGCAGGGGGAGATGTGCAAGATGGAGATGGGGCGTGGATGACTGAGACTGGGCCAACCCTTCTGTCTGCTCACTGAGTCGCCCACTCACTCCATAGTATCTATTGCCCATCTCCCCAGTTCTATGTGTCTGCAAAGAGTGTGTTGGTTTTAGCCCCTTTGCTAGCCTCCTGGGCTCCCCTTCTCCATCACGCCTCCACGGTTTTCTCCTGCCCTCACAGATCAGAGCTAATCTGTTAAGTTGTGGGGGGAAAGCACACACTCTTTTGGGTGGGCGTGCTACAGAGGGAGCAAGGATCCTCGGTGAACTGTAAGCTGTTGGACACCAAACATGCTGCCTGCCAGGTGTCACTGTGGTCCGTAGCTGCCACCGGCATCCTGCGGGGTGACGCAGAACAGGGCTGCTCATGTATGTGTGGCTGTAGAGCGCACATCTCATAGAGGTAGagtaggagcctgcttctcccatgcGTCCTTTGGAGACTCTGCCAACAGAAAATGCAGCTTGTGGCTTGGTAGGTGTGGAGGGAGGCCTGTGATTCTGCATTTCAACCACGTTCCCAAGCGATGCCAGCACTTTGACTAGTCGGGAGGCTAATACTAGAACAATGGCTAAGCCTTGTATCGCTCTTGCCATGAACCCGCTGTGTTTCCAAACACACTGCAAATACCAACACGCGTGTTCCTCATTACGGTGCTACGAACCATTATCTGCATTTGATAAATCAGGAGCCTGAGGCACAAACAGGTTAAACAATTTAACTACTGCAACCAAGTAGTGGAGGTGGGACTTGACTCCCTGCTGTCTGGCTCCCCAGGATATACACCTGGATCTCACCTTCTCCCTTTATTCCGCCGCAAGGGGGTGGAATaagtcaggagacctgggttctagttCCAGCTCTGCTTCCAACTGTCTGTGTGACACTGTGGGGGAGGACATTTTTCTTTAGGGCCTCAGTGCTTGCCCATGTCACATGGGGACAATGTGCTCCTACCCAGCATGCTCCTCAACCCACTGGAGTTGAGGCTTTCTCGGAAAGCACAAGTAAAGCCAGCTgatgggaaaaggaaaacaagcaaagggCTTGGCCAGTAAGACCAgtgtgtggttcttttttttttcttttcatacggaaaaaaaaaaaaaaaaaaaaaaaacaaaaaacccatggaaaagaaaaccagaggcaaagaatgaagaatttttaattttgtttctaagtCGCTAACTTGATTTAACTGCTCATATGGGGAAGGCAATTTGGGTGGCCTGTTAGATAACTTGGGATGCTCTGCCAATATACTTGATGGATTAAAGGAAAAGCTCACGAGGACTGGAATACGGGGCAAGATTTGAAAATGATTTACATAGTCTAGAAAGGTGGGCTCTTACGATGATTTGCCTGGTTTCAGCTGGAGGTCCGGTCTGCTGCCATTAAGTCCCTGGGAGAGCTTGACGTCTTGCTAGCCTGGATTGACAAGAATCATCAAGGAACTCTGGTTGCCTGACGGACAGGGGGCCTAACACCCCAGGGAGGAACCACCCcggagggaggg harbors:
- the IL19 gene encoding interleukin-19, with the translated sequence MKAQRVSLWLVAAMVFLWSVRARGLRRCLISMDIHPVEETFQEIKKTIQAKDTFQNVTILSTSETLHSIKPSDVCCMTKNLLAFYVDRVFKDHQELNPQILRKISSIANSFLYMHKALQRCQAQRQCHCREAATNATRIIHDNYDQLEVRSAAIKSLGELDVLLAWIDKNHQGTLVA